The following are encoded in a window of Chionomys nivalis chromosome X, mChiNiv1.1, whole genome shotgun sequence genomic DNA:
- the LOC130867239 gene encoding 40S ribosomal protein S4, X isoform-like — protein MARGPKKHLKRVAAPKHWMLDKLTGVFVPRPSTGPHKLRECLPLIIFLRNRLKYALTDDEVKKICMQRFIKIDGKVRTDITYPAGFMDVISIDKTGENFPLIYDTKGRFAVHRITPEEAKYKLCKVRKIFVGTKVISRYTKGIPHLVTHDARTIRYPDPLIKVNDTIQIDLDTGKITDFIKFDTGNLCMVTGGANLGRIGVITGSFDVIHVKDANGNSFAIQLSNIFVIGKGNKPWISFPRGKGIRLTIAEERDKRLAAKQSSG, from the exons ATGGCTCGTGGTCCCAAGAAACATCTGAAGCGTGTAGCAGCTCCAAAGCATTGGATGCTGGATAAACTAACCGGCGTGTTTGTGCCTCGTCCATCCACTGGCCCTCATAAACTGAGGGAATGTCTGCCTCTGATCATTTTCCTGAGGAACAGGCTTAAGTATGCCCTGACTGACGATGAAGTGAAAAAGATCTGCATGCAGCGCTTCATTAAGATTGATGGCAAAGTCAGGACCGATATAACCTACCCTGCTGGGTTTATGGATGTCATCAGCATTGACAAGACTGGAGAGAACTTCCCTCTGATCTATGACACCAAGGGTCGCTTTGCCGTTCATCGTATTACACCTGAGGAGGCCAAGTACAAGTTGTGCAAAGTGAGAAAGATCTTTGTGGGCACAAAAGTGAT ctcccgcTACACAAAAGGAATTCCACATCTGGTGACCCATGATGCTCGCACTATTCGCTACCCTGATCCCCTCATCAAGGTGAATGACACCATTCAGATTGATTTGGATACGGGCAAAATAACCGACTTCATCAAGTTTGACACTGGTAACCTGTGTATGGTGACTGGGGGTGCTAACTTGGGAAGAATTGGTGTGATCACTGGCTCTTTTGATGTGATCCATGTGAAAGATGCCAATGGCAACAGCTTTGCCATCCAACTTTCCAACATTTTTGTTATTGGCAAGGGCAACAAACCATGGATTTCTTTTCCCCGAGGAAAAGGAATCCGCCTCACAATTGCtgaagagagagacaagaggCTAGCGGCCAAACAGAGCAGTGGGTGA